Proteins from one Malania oleifera isolate guangnan ecotype guangnan chromosome 4, ASM2987363v1, whole genome shotgun sequence genomic window:
- the LOC131153542 gene encoding uncharacterized protein LOC131153542 — protein sequence MMGCFFACFGTCKHRHCRKLANIIPEAEQGHVQGNEAPQATSSSNQENIEKPINPIQESKEKLEERSKCSSRKKVTFDLNVETYEEICPLHVLKNSQETNAEEEARKGKETSREPQCLLKNTPSYPPNYRYQNCSNSDDEYEGLNSEGSDFYDDDDDDEQKLVQEETSGSLFSISIESRAQVFPTEMDDVEVNSPMPNRGSQEREKKTIMLNQIARNRSQHVHSALNPVENLSQWNEFKAGVTPLCKNQAKDNMNLEQGFDTSICHSKLNPKHLGREVAVDASLSSWLVKPGTTPNAKTSTAWAGNSPPAERSANSSIVQGDRPILGALTVEELKQVSRASSPRKSPRRHPDDMPIIGTVGSYWSHTGQALDSDSGSSCKGLSNASPRCTEDTKVKWNSTPFEIRLDRALDRGVAEA from the exons ATGATGGGTTGCTTTTTCGCCTGTTTCGGAACTTGTAAGCACCGCCATTGCAGAAAATTAGCAAACATAATCCCCGAAGCAGAGCAGG GACATGTTCAAGGCAATGAAGCTCCGCAAGCCACTTCCTCTTCAAATCAAGAAAACATTGAAAAACCCATCAACCCAATTCAAGAATCGAA AGAAAAGCTTGAGGAGCGATCGAAGTGCAGTAGCAGAAAGAAAGTTACCTTTGATTTGAATGTGGAGACCTACGAGGAGATTTGCCCTCTACATGTTCTTAAAAATTCCCAAGAAACCAATGCCGAGGAAGAGgcaagaaagggaaaagaaacaTCAAGAGAACCCCAATGCCTTCTCAAAAACACACCATCCTATCCTCCAAATTATAGATATCAGAATTGCTCAAATAGCGACGACGAGTATGAAGGCCTAAATTCTGAAGGAAGCGATTTttacgatgatgatgatgatgatgaacaAAAGTTGGTTCAAGAAGAAACTTCTGGGTCATTGTTCTCCATATCAATAGAATCTAGAGCACAAGTTTTTCCAACTGAAATGGATGATGTGGAGGTCAATAGTCCTATGCCAAATCGCGGTTCGCAGGAGCGGGAGAAGAAGACAATTATGCTGAACCAAATTGCTAGGAACAGAAGCCAACATGTGCATTCAGCCTTGAACCCAGTTGAAAATTTATCTCAATGGAATGAGTTCAAAGCTGGAGTCACCCCACTATGTAAGAATCAAGCAAAGGATAACATGAATCTAGAGCAAGGTTTCGATACATCCATTTGCCATTCAAAGTTGAATCCTAAGCATTTGGGCAGAGAAGTTGCAGTGGATGCAAGCCTTTCAAGCTGGTTGGTTAAACCAGGAACCACACCTAATGCAAAAACTAGCACCGCTTGGGCTGGAAACTCGCCACCAGCTGAGAGATCAGCAAATTCATCAATTGTCCAAGGAGATAGACCAATTTTGGGAGCACTGACTGTAGAAGAACTTAAACAGGTTTCTCGAGCTTCATCACCGAGAAAATCGCCGAGACGGCATCCTGATGACATGCCAATTATTGGAACTGTTGGGAGCTACTGGAGTCATACTGGACAGGCCTTGGATTCAGACTCAGGCTCTTCTTGCAAGGGACTATCAAATGCATCACCCAGATGCACAGAG GATACGAAAGTAAAATGGAATTCTACTCCATTTGAGATCAGGTTGGACAGAGCTCTGGACAGAGGAGTTGCTGAGGCTTAG